TCCGGGTCCTCCCTCGACAGATGGGGCCGGCGGCGACCGCCCGGCTTGAGTGGGACGCGACTCGCACGAGTCTTCTAAGCGTCGTCGCCGATGTGGCGGAACACCGCTTCTCCGCCAGACAATTCGGCGCGCTTTCGAGCGTTCTTGCCGCATGGACTGTCCACACTTCACGTCAGGTCGTGGTTGAAGCCGCCGGCGGCGGAGCTGTCTTCCGGAGCCTGGATGGTCGGTTCACTGAGTACCCTGCGGGACTGGTTGGCGTTGCCGTAGAAAACCGCCCGCGCGAGGATCGCGTGCTGCGCGGCTCCCTGCGCGCGCGCCTCGTACCTGCCATCAACCCGTTCGTGGAGCAGGTGACGGAAACGCTCCGCGGCGAGGCAACCGCGGCGCTGGCGGACGGCAGATTCCGAATACTCGCGGAAGGGAGCAGCGGATATGCAGTGCGTGGTGCCGACCGCGGTGCGCGGGACGTTCGCTTTGGAGCGCGTTCAGCCTGGGATCTCACGCGCACGTGGAGCATCGAAGGCGGGTTACGTACCGTATGGACGAATCAGGCGCCTTTCCGCGGCTGGCAAAGCGAGGCACTCGTCGGAGTCCGGTGGGGCGATGCCGGCTCGCTTTAGCAGTCGCCCGCCTGTGGCAGGCGTTCCGTAGCGGGGCAAAAGGTCCGTACTGATCAGTGATTTGGGCGCTGTTTGTCCTCGTGCGCTGGTGCCAGGGCCACGGCGTGAGGCGCTAAGTCGTAACGGACCGTGTTGCTTACGCTTCGTTTCAGCGCATGCTTGATCGTACACTCAGTGAAGCTTCGCTCCTGACGGAGAGGTTGGCTTGCCGGACACATTCCTCGATCGAGTCGCTCAGAAGACTGCTTGCGTGGGCGTCATCGGGCAGGGCTACGTTGGCCTTCCTCTGGCCCTCGTCTTCCAGGAGGCCGGGTACAGGGTCACAGGATTCGACGTCGATCCGATGAAGGTTGCTGCGATCACGCGCGGCGAGTCGTTCATCAAGCACATCGGACCTGCGCGTGTCGCGAAGGCGGTGCAGAGCGGCAGGTACAGCGCGACCACGGATTTCGATCGGCTGTCGGAGTGCGACGCAATCGTCATCTGTGTTCCGACGCCGCTCGGGAAGCATCGCGAGCCGGATAATTCGTTCATTCACGCGACCGCGCGCGAGATCGCTGTGCGGCTCCGCCGCGGCCAGCTCGTGGTCCTCGAGTCGACAACGTATCCGGGAACGACTGACGAGGAGGTTCGCCCGATCCTCGAAAGTGGTGGTTTGCGCTGTCCGCAAGATTTTCTCCTGGCCTTTTCGCCTGAGCGGGAAGATCCCGGTAATGAAAGGTTCTCCACGCGGAGCATACCGAAGGTGGTCGGCGGCGTGAATGAGCCGTCCACGAAGGTGGCTGCAGCACTCTACGCCAGCGCGCTGGAGCACGTGGTTCCAGTCTCGAGCTCGCGTGTTGCCGAATCGTGCAAGCTTCTCGAGGACGTGTTCCGGTCCGTGAACATTGCGCTGGTGAACGAGCTCAAGACGATTTTCGACCGCATGAACATCGACGTGTGGGAAGTGATCGAGGCGGCGAAGACGAAGCCATTCGGGTTCATGCCATTCTACCCCGGCCCGGGGCTCGGTGGTCACTGCATCCCGCTCGACCCTTTCTTTCT
This DNA window, taken from Deltaproteobacteria bacterium, encodes the following:
- a CDS encoding nucleotide sugar dehydrogenase, with product MPDTFLDRVAQKTACVGVIGQGYVGLPLALVFQEAGYRVTGFDVDPMKVAAITRGESFIKHIGPARVAKAVQSGRYSATTDFDRLSECDAIVICVPTPLGKHREPDNSFIHATAREIAVRLRRGQLVVLESTTYPGTTDEEVRPILESGGLRCPQDFLLAFSPEREDPGNERFSTRSIPKVVGGVNEPSTKVAAALYASALEHVVPVSSSRVAESCKLLEDVFRSVNIALVNELKTIFDRMNIDVWEVIEAAKTKPFGFMPFYPGPGLGGHCIPLDPFFLSWKAAEHGSWARFIELAGEINTRMPQYVVHKAMLALNDQGKALKGSRICVLGLAYKANIDDDRESPSYEIIELLRETGAHVEYCDPFFPVARHTRKHGDLQLRSIALSAESFAEFDALVIATAHEQFKKGELYEHAKLVIDTRNLIASLFGETPPIPTVKA